The following DNA comes from Xyrauchen texanus isolate HMW12.3.18 chromosome 21, RBS_HiC_50CHRs, whole genome shotgun sequence.
TGCATCTGATTACCTTGTTTGTGGGGCTCGTTTAATAGATAATCAAATGGTaaatgtctgcacttatataacgcctttttaacctttgtctcattcacccatttacacaccaatgatggtagagctgccatgcaatgcgctagcctgccattgagagcaaattggggttcagtgtcttgcccaaggacacttcggcatgtggagtcctgtgggccgggaatcgaaccaccaaccctgcgattagtggccgccccgctctaccacatgagccacagccaccccccaTAATCACAAAacgtggcatataagcaacaccaacataaatgTCAAAGAGTGATTAAAACAATTCGgcttgtattctactctttgagagctttccaacaacatataacACATGGTTATTGGtcagtttgatgttttatttacTAATTTTAATAATATGTGCAGTACCAACTTTGTAATAACTTATCAAAAAGGAACACTTCTGATACTTCTTAAAATCTCAAAGCACTCATTCAGTTTtagtcataatgcctacatgcattggaaagtagagcttctaatgATTCCTATtctgtgttggtcaagactgtagttaattatattttgacaaaGTTTTTTTTCTCAGAGCTTAAAGATTACTGggttcatttttttatatagtgtAACCCCTGTTTCCATCCCTACAGCTGTTGGTTGTCCACCAGAACAAGGTTATGTGTTTGATGAATATGGGCCGCCTTGTCCTAAGACAAGCTTTAATAAAGAGATCCCGTTGGGTGTGATCGAGTCTCACTGCTTTAAACCCTGTGAGCCAGGATGCCAGTGACCAGCCCGAATGGTAGAACACAACGCCCACTCCATCACCCCTGAAAAATGCCCTAAAATTATCCACAGCTACTCATGAGGCCCACAAATGTCACATGGAGCCAAATCAGTTCCTTAACGTTACAAAGTCTCATTGATATGTGCCTTCCAAATAAACTTGAGAAATTATGAACCAAAATATGTTTTAAGTCAACACTGACCCTTTTAATTTTCTTAATGCACATTTCTGGTGTTATTGTGGACAATtcatcagtgtattttattaaaaatcagTCCTGCCCCCAAACGCACACCATTGGTCAATGTTATTGTCTCTCTTAAGATGGTCACTCAAAACAGAGGAATTtatatagcaccacagagacagagAAATTAAATTATTGTGACGATACAATAATGCTGCACTCATCTTTTTGTTTTGGGTTCATAGGAACATCCGGATTTAAGGAGCTACACGCACCCACAGCTCAACCTATGACCGAAACCTAGGAAGGACACTAGAGCAATTTACTAAAACACCAATGACTGATAGAGCACACACTCCAAACATTCATCGACTTTATTGATGTTTAATCACGGAAGGAACTGTGTTTGAATGAGAGCAACTTGTGTTCATGGTTCAAGCACTTTCTAAGTTGCCATTTATAAAAAGCGCCCCCTCCAGGTCTATATCAGTGCTTACATGCATGCACACGTTTGCTGTTGATTTTACAAGATCACTGTAGTGATTCTTTGACAAATAATTAAGGAAATGCATGACTCTTATTGTATACAGTGAGCACAATAAAACACTGAGATTTTGGTTGCGTTTTTTTAATCTCAAACAGAGTGTGATGTATATCACTTTGCAGATAGCCACTGTTGCCCACGTGTAAGTACTTCAGAAGTAATAACGCAAAATGATTAACAATTCCTGAACATTTGGCGAAACACATTTGAACATCTTTAATGAACTCCAGTAAACGCCGCCTCAGTCGCTCTCTAACAAATGCGCATTCATTATTTCTTAAATCACAAAGTCTGCCTCCCTCTAATAACAAGTTTTATTTATTCAGAGAGAATATATACGGTGAAATTCTACAATGGAAATGATAGtaatgaataaattattattttgctttGCATGTAGTTATGCTTGCTTattcttttaaaacagtgtatgATTGCATGTGTGTAGCCTGAATGTAAATAATccatgtgactgtgtgtgtgtgtgtgtgtgtgtgtgtgtgtgtgtgtgtgtgtgtgtgtgtgttgtttaagaTCCAGTCTGACtcttgatagtgtgtgtgtgtgttcggtcCACTATGTGATGTTTGAATCTGTCCGACAAAAGAGAATCtttacatttccaaaaaaacACCTTCTGAGACTACTGGTGGGCGCACTGCACCCCTGGTCCATGTGGACCCCCCTCCTCGTCGGAGCTGTCATGGTACGCTTCACGTCGTTGACCGCTAGATGACCCCTGACTGAGGTCAAAGTCCTGCAGGTCAACTTCCTCTGCATCAGTCGAGATGACAGGAACCTCTGTACGGGACGGCAACAGATCCTCCAACTCCTACgtacatacagacacatacacgcTTGATTATACACATTTCATTCAAAACCAAACAGCATCGGTAAAAAGTAAAATCTAGACCGATTTAACAAATATTTCTATACTTATTAGAGTATTGCATTATTAATTATGCACGCTAACGTCAACTGTTTTGCATCAGAACTGCTACACGTGTTCGTTACCGTTAGTTTCTCTGTGCTGATCCAGCCGTTCTCTGGAAACTGGACGTCAAACTTGATGTACAGATCTCCTTTCTCAAATGGGTTTCTGTACTGAGGCATTCCTTCCCCTCGGACGACCCTTGTACAACCTGAAAATGCATCACGAGAGTATTATCATGACATTTAACGGCCACTCGCATTGAAAAAGACACAAGCAGTCACGTTTCACTCACCTGGCTCTATGACTTTGCCAGGGGGGTATTTGATGACAAGATGTCGTCCGTCGAGGTGCGCAAGCGTAAACTGAAAACCGCAGAGTGCCTCCACCAGGCCAATCTTGTGACACATGTGCAGGTCATTGCCATCGCGACGGAAATCCTGCGCATAAGACAAAAGGATAACACAGATGACGCTTGATGATGAAATTCACTTCTCACTTTGTTTATAAACGGGGTTTGGAATTAACACCCGCCAACCGGCCAAATGCGGGTAAAAATCGGCAGTGGCGAGGAACTCCGTTGCCCTTACCAGCAACTTTGGCAGGTGACGtcttcagggtttttcctgcattaaaaatgtcatgaatGTCAGGTGACTCGGTGCCACTGGCGAAGCAAATTTTATGGTCTTCTAACTTACACGAGCATCTGTGTGCTTTCATGCAAACCGCCACAGTGCACATTATACTGGGTGTCCACTGGTGCGTGGTGAGCGAAGTGAAgcgagcgttttcaattcattccaacGGGAGCCTAGCggcatgctcgcaaggtggattctTATCAGAATGAATTGAAAACATTGGACAGACAGTGGACAGGTAAGGTCAGCGTGATCTAGGGTTTTGATTACTAGAGCTCTGGGACAGCACAGAGCGAAACTTGTGAGATTCAGTCAGTATTTACTCCATTTTAGGGCAGCCAGCGGAGACCGTTCAacttatgtgacccatttgaagtCTACAGAGAACATTCTAGTATAAAGCTCTATATGGAAGAATTCAAACCCCTCAAACTGATAGATCATTATAAACAGCAGTgaagtaaaaaagaaacaaataatacaCATGCTAAGTTTTTAAAATAGACATCCTTACAAAaaattttttggtaaaaaaaacaaaaacaacagaggTTCGTCCTCCccctcccggattgaggcgactcactacaccaccacaaggactcggagagcattgagaattgggcccaaaaggggagaaaatccccccaaaacTGGTGAATATACAGGTAACTTGTAtagattaatatttattttattagagtGAATCTATTACACTTAATTGTTTATTATAACTGCAAaagttgtagttaaaggtttctaaatatttttaggctattaccgtgcgttcagaccagaggcggcgagagcgtcaaatcgaccggaagtcattcattttctataacagccagcgtctctcgcgGCGAGAAGCGGTGCGGCGAGTCTtgccgtgcgttcacaccagaagcggcgagagcgtcaaaattcgctctggctgccctgccttcaacgctcgagGACGCTCTGACAtggtttgttcagaatgctttgttttgtggactatatttaaaggggccgcaatttaaacatccagacatgtcgaccatttactttttgccgacctatcacaagtagcgtatatcctcatgaactctttaaaatgtgaaaataagaaatcgatcgatggcagaaagtaattaaaattatagttgtgtgttatcaaaataaaatacatttgtaataataactgtggtcttggttgttttatatccctgtaagcaaacagggacatatcatatattactgggaaacccaccacggcaataattagtttctccattttatcttcggaactaatgtttggtgggaaccaaagtttacacggttgtgttctctagtcttcgctagagcggagcacttctatattccaataggttgccgccgaaccgcgtcacagctcattaccataatgttgactgcacttgaactttcatctgacacccacaccgcccaagacttgccgcgccgcttctcgctgccgagagacgctggctctCATAGAAAACgcatgacttccggtcgatttcaCGCTCtcaccgcctctggtgtgaatgcatggttgggcggtgtgggcgtcagaggaaaggtcaagtgcagtcaacattatggtaatgagctgtgacgcggttcggcggcaacctattggaatatagaagtgctccgctctagcgaagtcgagaacacaacagtgtaaactttggttcccaccaaacttTATTTCTGAAGAtaaaaatggaggagaaacgaattattgccatggcgggttttcccgtaatatttgatctgtccctgtttgcttacagggatataaataaaataaaaaacgatgcgtggacaaaggtgtctgaaattgttggtgtgccgggtgagttgatgaagtggatattatggtttatataatattatataataatatattaaaatatttcatgaggatatacgctacatGTGGTATGTcatcaaaaagataccggtcgacatgtctggatattttgtggcccctttaaacgaacgttgccgcctatttcaaatacgtcagagcgtccacgaattttCGGTatcgttgttggcagggcagccagagcgaatgttgacgctctcgccgcctctggtctgaacgcacggttaggATATTTTAGGTTTTTAGAAAAGACTATGTACATTAACCTAGCCACAGTAATGTGGAGCCATTCATGGTCTTACCTGTGAAAATGTCCTTATCATAATAAATTCCCCTGTTAAACAAGGTTAGAACAATGGTAAACTTTAATATAGGCAAGTACAATTTAGAAAGAAGGGATTAAAACTTCCATTAACTATGGACAGATTAGTGACAAATTTTCCTCCTGTTCTAAGTGTCCATGATATGGATATTAAGGTGACTTTAATCAGGCTTTTGTCCTGCTAAACTAATATCCTTCTTGTTCAAATAAGGTGGGGCATTTTGGCTAGTAAAAATGGTGAGTGGCTAGTGACCTTGGTAGCTGCTGAGCCAAAACGTTCATTATAAACCCTATTTATAAACAACCCAGTCTTATGTAGCCAGACATTTAACTATCAGTATTAAGTCTGGTCCACATCGAAGCTTATTCTGACCCACTGAAGACAGGGAAAGGGGTCGTCTGATCAACATGTAAAATGACCAcaatttgtttgtctgtttgtgacATTTAAGGGCAGGTAAATCAGGGTTCCCACCATTTCCACGACTGTTCTGAGTCCTTCGTCATTTTATGGAGATTGCAGGCAAAAAGAGTGTTTTCGATGCAGTTAAATATTTCAGGGCAGAGCAAAACTAGAACAAATAATATTAACCAAAGATCATTTTCATTCAAATGGATGATCCCACAATATAAGACTGGAAACAACAGGGACTAGTTTGTTCTCAGAGTCCCCTGGAAATGACTTTAAGTTGTACCATGTCAAATCATCCAAATTTCACAAACATTGAGATTTAATGTTAAAGTGAatactttttctaaagaaaaataaagatgatgaaagccaaaatatgaaatgccacGCATCAATATTTACCAAGTAATCCAATATTTTGGGgacctggttagctcagcgagtattgactctgactaccacccctggagtcgaaagtttgggcgtgctgagtgactccagccaggtctcctaagcaaccaaattggcctggatgctagggagggtagagtcacatggggtaacctcctcagggtcacgattagtggttctcgctctcaatggggcgtgtgataAGTTGTACGTGGATTGcgggagtagcatgagcctccacatgctgcgagtctccgctgtgtcatgcacaatgagccacgtgataagacgcgcagattggcggtctcagaagcggaggcaactgagactcaccagtgctaaaagcaaaacaagatgttttctgcaagcgcttttcacaTGGAGTTCCAGCAAAATCATGTAAATGAGGCTTCACGATTGCCTTGGCAAAGTGAACAGCCACTATTactattgtggaggatgagagattTAATGCTCAAAACGCAAACTACAGAGACTAGATATTTCAATACGTTAACCTCCAACTTGGACTGTTTAATGTTTTGTAGTGTCCCAAAAAAACTTTTTACCTGTAGTTTGCCTCATAAATCATAATATTGTCATTTTGAatcccctctacaaaataattgcatttaatattttgccattcatcatcatttgtttatctttcaccagttaaaaattatcaaaaattaaattaagcttgatacctctggttgagttgacaccgaaTTACCCCTTCAGACTAAAAAAGACCTGTGAACTTTCctgattagggctgggtatcgagttcgatacattttaggcaccgactgaactgcctctaaacaatcgagtatcgaaaaatgtcttgtcgttcagAACCAAATTTTGATACCTATGGGGTTAATCCactcaacgtcagtgataagcatgtaacatgctagatgtgcccaaatctaaaagtgctggtgattggctgtgtttagcaTCAAGGGAAAACCcatatcagaaaatggtttgatttccagggctgagaaagaatgttatcacTAACAttactaacactgttctacattacagagaaatactaaaccgtaataatgagccttaaaaatataatttttacaagcgAACGCACGAAGCGAGCCGCAacagtaatgattctgaatgtgtcgggaaAAACCAgcaggagactgtctgaacattttgtgttCAGAcagtcagagtgatcgccaatatcTGATGCCTTGGACCACGTcatgacgatatttggctcgttttcccattaatctattaaattattattctcattattagactattattattattatcaaattaatattacaaataatttgcccgtagacacaaagacaagcgtttgaagaaacactctttattatatcattaagtacagatgacagaaaagccgtatatGGGCATGTATGACGTGCTGATACGGAGGCGCACAGTCTCGAGGAACACGTGCATCTAAAGATCTCACTCTTTGTTTCTGCCTtctgatttttactttttataagtgctgcaaatgaaataaattattacattttcaatgaaaaatcaataaagcaagaatattcactaattTTCATGGATAACGAAATACCTGACGGGTAGAGAATACacggatgaagcttctttgccagagagatgttcacagctgttgtaaagccatcttcaAAAAGTTGaccaacacattttaaatgcacttattttttttccagtttcatttgaacttttagttcaaataaataaaaaaagttaaaagtttgaaatcaaggagtcttgctttattgtgcaaGCATAACCCCAACCACGTTTAccgaaaattatcccatagtaccacctagcgtccaaccagcggtaataccggtgttcATCATTTTCTCCCGTTTTCTCCGAGTTTTTTCCCCCGACCAAAGTATCcaaaaaagtattgtttaggaaccgtatcgaagtcaagatattggCATCgatatcaaattttttttagcgatacccagccctactccaGACAAATTGGAACGGATCATTTTATTCAGGGCTTGCTATatttgcaatatgcatcagatgttTCATGGGCATGCTAGACTACTATTGACCACACActgcactttgtgtgtgtgtgtgtgtgtgtgtgtgtgttacctcatgCTCTTTCTCCTGCAGCACCAGTATAATGTCTCCAGGCTCTGTGTTGGGCGACTGGTCTGCCTCTCCAGTGAATGTGATCTTCTGGCCATGTTTCATTCCTTTATCCACATGCACCTCCAAAACCTTCACCTCCTTACTCACCTTACGGCCCTCACACTCTTTACAGCGATCTTTCTCATTGATCACCTCCCCTACAAACACAAACAAGCATCAAACCTGGATCAGCCTGGACCACCACATATCATGTGCACtatataaaaacaaagaaatgtagTACTGAATTCTCACCCTCTCCATTGCAGTCGGTACACACAGACTGCATCTGCTGTACCATACCAGGGGCCAGCTGTCTGATCATGATCCTCATGCCACGTCCCCTACATGTGGCACACTTCTGCACTGCCCCGGTTTTACCCCCTTGACTAAATAAGAGAGGAATTGTGGTAAATTCTACATCAAGTGGAATATCTTGATTTTAACCTGGCAGCTGCTCTAGAACACACTCACCCATTGCAGGCACTGCAGAGTACATTCTTACTGAGTTGTAGTTTAGTTGTTTTACCATTGTAAATATCTTCCAGAGACACCCTGATAggaataaaaaatacttttcagaATCCTTTATATTCAAGGTTTTTTCAGATATTTTCATATGTAAAACAACTCACAGGCTTGGTAATATTCTTCAACAAAATAAGgtattgatatttatatttttcagccttttcacaatattcttggtttaaaaagttgttttttgtggaaccatcatttcaactagggatgcacagatgTTAACATTTTTGGCTGATACAGATTTTAACAAAAACCTATAGAAAAATAacgataccgatattttgccacttaccttattttgctatcagatcactgttttacacAGGAATTAGGCTATAAATTATGCTTTttcactgttctaacaataatttcaattgaacatggattggatatGTTGAGCACATGacaggccaacattttaaagagtgccacagttaaaaaatatataagataagtgacaaaaaatgactaaatatgataaaaaggcaattttgtacttctgtttttgcagtttaaaacgcagccttttaaggtttagtaatcgcACAAAGCAATATTGCAATTTCAATCTAAATTCGATCAATCAtacagcattaatggatatcgtACCGATATCTCAGAAGTCTAAGTAggctggtttcaaagtgttttggatggtttccctcatcatgtagcctatagatAAGTGCCGTTTCCACAACTTtcatcccggacgagcccccattaATGTTACAAACCCTTTTAGGTCTAGGGAAATTAGgatgcaacatttaaaaacactgtgCATGTACTGGGAAGCAATCAAACCAACAAGTATCAGTATTTATTATAAAGAATAATGGGcgaaaaatgatcccataataagcatttacataaatgtacaaatatacaaCTTTAGGCCAAGCAACAATTATAAATCACAAAAGGAATGGGGAAAACACAGGATTCCCGTCTAGCTCCGTGTCGATCCCAGAGCTCCATTTTCGCATCAACAGTCCAGCATCTACAAAGTATGCAATGTTTCTGTGCTCAACTGCCTCAGATCTAACAACATAACTTAAGGTCTGATCCTTCTTTTGAGCCGTAATGATCTTCTCACGAGTTATAGGCAATTTTAAAAAGTTGGAATCAGCGAGTGCACTCTCTAGACCTTTTAAACTAGACTTTTTCCTCTGACCCAGCCCTAGTTATTTCTTCACCAACCAGATtctgcaccataaaagtatctgCCAGATCAACACTATCCAACTTTTTCTTTGACTGTGCGTGAGTGATTATGCACTCAGAAAACTttgatattttcattaaaaaaaaaaaaatcaatattacaTACTCTTATGAGTGTCAActcttctacatattgtggctattgtcatttctggattgtgcatttgaattcacaatATAAATAAACCCTCATTTTTTCATATCAGCGTTTTCATGATTAAACCAAAATGcagattttctttctttgtttacatttgttcaaAGATCCTTTATAGCAGTGgttcctgaccctgttcctggaggcctcTCCAACACTACACAATTTGGATATCTccataatcaaacacacctgattcagctcatcagctcattagtggaggctccaagacctgaattagGTGtctcagaaaagggagatatttAAAAGTGTTGGGggacctccaggaacagggttgggaaccactgctctatagttttggggcctgggaagctcagcgatgctgactaccaccactgaagtcacaagtttgaatccagcgcatgctgagtgactccagccaggtcttctaagcaaccaaattggccaggttgctagggagggtagagttacatggggtaacctcctcgtggtcatgattagtggttctcgctctcaatggggcattgtgtttggatcgtggagagtagcatgagcgcAGCTGTTcagcctcccttctgtatacagactcaacGTCATCTCGGATGAAGCCGAAGACGGTGGTGTCGTCTGCTAActttaggagcttgacagaggggtccttggctgtgcagtcatttgtatacagctagaagagtagtggggaaagcacacatccctggggagaacaagtgctgatcgtacaggtgctggTAGTACAttttccctgtctcacaagctgctgctagcttgtgatccactgacagatagaggtgggaacagagagttggtgtaatttagtctggagaaaagctgggatgatggtgttgaaagccgaactgaagtccacaaaaaggatccttgcatatgtccccggtctgtccagacaTTGCAGTATATGCATCattcacagacctgtttgctcaataagcaaattgaaggggatccagaaagggtccagtgatgttcttcaggtgggccaacacagTTTCTCAaatgacttaatgactacagacctgacGTCTATGGTCAtgaagtcctgtgatttttggtttctttgggacagggataatgattgagcgtttgaagcagcatgggacttcacactactcaagtgatctgttgaagatctgtgtgaagatgggggtcagttggttagcacaggatcgaagacacgctggtgagacgccatctgggcctgaagccttcctcgtcttttgtttaaaaaaaccccggcacacatcatcttcacagattaagtgcaggttgagtagcaggagggggttgcaggaggtgttgttgtttgtgtgaagAGCGCAAGTTTTGTTCCcacagtataataaaaaaaaaaaaaaaaaaaaagcaaatttctctcattatttcacCTTTAGTGATGAAGCATAGAATGAAACGTAAtaaactttttttacatttacatttatgcatttggctgacgcttttatccaaagcgacttacagtgcacttattacagggacaatccacccggagcaacctggagttaagtgccttgctcaaggacacaatgggggtggctgtggggctcgaaccagcatccttctgattaccagattaccagttatgtgctttagaccactacaccaccactccatttttaaACCCCGGTTATGCACATGGCTGGAAATCAGAGCTCTTCagtatccaaaatgtaagtaaacattttattaggctatctttcaaaatgtaaacattaattcaacatgctaatggcgtttgatatgaaaagaagcaaaatcactatggctattattattttcagagctGTTCGTTTAAAACAGTCCAgcctacttcatatcatcctcataaaCAACTGTTACATTTCTCATTTCTGGACTGTACAGGTATCATCTTTCTGTGCTTTGtgtatcagtcagtgttggttttatttgtgttgtctaatttcatgtttatttccacATTCTTAATAAATAGATTATGTCTAATATCTGCCTactgtacaggtccttctcagaaaattagcatattgtgataaagttcattagtttccataatgtaatgatacaaattaaactttcatatattttagattcattgcacaccaactgaaatatttcaggtcttttattgttttaatactgatgattttggcatacagctcatgaaaacccaaaattcctatctcaaaaaattagcatatttcatccgaccaataaaagaagtgtttttaatacaaaaaaagtcaaccttcaaataattacagtgaggaaaataagtatttgaacaccctgctattttgcaagttctcccacttagaaatcatggaggggtctgaaattgtcatcgtaggtgcatgtccactgtgagagacataatctaaaaaaaaaaatccagaaatcacaatgtatgattttttaaccatttatttgtatgatacagctgcaaataagtatttgaacacctgagaaaatcaatgttaatatttggtacagtagcctttgtttgcaattacagaggtcaaacgtttcctgtagtttttcaccaggtttgcacacactgcaggagggattttggcccactcctccacacagatcttctctagatcagtcaggtttctgggctgtcgctgagaaacacggagtttgagctccctccaaagattctctattgggtttaggtctggagactggctaggccacgccagaaccttgatatgcttcttacagagccactccttggttatcctggctgtgtgcttcgggtcattgtcatgttggaagacccagcctcgacccatcttcaatgctctaactgagggaaggaggttgttccccaaaatctcgcaatacatggcccggtcatcctctccttaatacagtgcagtcgccctgtcccatgtgcagaaaaacacccccaaagcatgatgctaccacccccatgcttcacagtagggatggtgttcttgggatggtactcatcattcttcttcctccaaacacggttagtggaattatgaccaaaaagttctattttggtctcatctgaccacatgactttctcccatgactcctctggatcatccaaatggtcattggcaaacttaaggcgggccttgacatgtgctggtttaagcaggggaaccttccgtgccatgcatgatttcaaaccatggcgtcttagtgtattaccaacagtaaccttggaagcggtggtcccagctcttttcaggtcattgaccagctcctcccgtgtagttctgggctgatttctcacctttcttaggatcattgagaccccacgaggtgagatcttgcatggagccccagtccgaggg
Coding sequences within:
- the LOC127661345 gene encoding dnaJ homolog subfamily A member 2-like — protein: MANVVDTKLYDILGVSPSATENELKKAYRKLAKEYHPDKNPNAGDKFKEISFAYEVLTTPEKKELYDRYGEQGLREGGGGGAGMEDIFSHIFGGGLFSFMGGQSSRSRNGGRRRGEDMIHPLKVSLEDIYNGKTTKLQLSKNVLCSACNGQGGKTGAVQKCATCRGRGMRIMIRQLAPGMVQQMQSVCTDCNGEGEVINEKDRCKECEGRKVSKEVKVLEVHVDKGMKHGQKITFTGEADQSPNTEPGDIILVLQEKEHEDFRRDGNDLHMCHKIGLVEALCGFQFTLAHLDGRHLVIKYPPGKVIEPGCTRVVRGEGMPQYRNPFEKGDLYIKFDVQFPENGWISTEKLTELEDLLPSRTEVPVISTDAEEVDLQDFDLSQGSSSGQRREAYHDSSDEEGGPHGPGVQCAHQ